The DNA window TCACCTGGCCGCCGAAGCGGTGGCCGCCCGCGCGCGCCCACTGCGCGAAGCTGTGCAGCTCGGCGAAGCTCTGGCTGCGCGCCGCGCCGAGCACGATGCGCCGGGCGCCCTGCCGGGAGCCCACCAGCCCCTCGGCGGCGAGCACCGCCACCGCCTGGCGCACCGTGCCGCGCGCCGCGCCGTGCCGCCGGGCCAGCTCGGCCTCGCTGGGGAGCTGCGAGCCGACCGGGTACGCGCCGGAGATGATGCCTTCCCGCAGGTCATCAGCGATCAGTTCATAGCGCGCAGCCACACCCGCCCCTCCCCGTTCATGAAAGAGCAACGTTCATGCGACTTACTGGTGCTCGCTTGTTTGTACAAGTTCCCCTAGTTTCATGCCATACCCCCTGCACAATGGAGGCGTCGTGTTCACCTCTCGCGCCCGAGCGGCCGGAATCGCCGCGATTTTCGCACTCGCCACCGCGGCCTGCGGCGCCGCCCCCGGCACCCAGCAGACCACCGGGGCGTCACAGGGCGGGGTGAACGCCGCCACCGCCACCTCCGCCGCCGACTTCGGCGGGCTGGACAAGCTCGTCGAGGCCGCCAAGAAGGAGGGCGCGCTCCACGTCATCGCCCTGCCTCCGGACTGGGCCAACTACGGCGAGATCATCGAGAAGTTCCAGGCCAAGTACGGCATCAAGATCGAGAGCGAGACCCCCGACGCGTCCAGCGCCGACGAGATCAACGCCGTCAAGACCCGCAAGGGCCAGGACCGCGCCCCCGACGTGCTCGACCTCGGCCAGTCGTTCGCGCTCAGCGGCGCGGCCGAGGGGCTGTTCGCGCCGTACAAGGTGCAGACGTTCGACAAGATCCCCGAGGGCCAGAAGGAGCCGACCGGCCTCTGGGTCAACGACTACGGCGGCTACGTGTCCATCGGCTGCGACGCCAAGAAGATCACCACCTGCCCTGCCAGCTTCCAGGACCTGCTGAAGCCCGAGTACAAGGGCAAGGTCGCGATGAACGGCAACCCGACCAAGGCGGGCTCCGCCTTCGCCGGCGTGTACGCCGCCGCCCTCGCCAACGGCGGCTCGTTCGACGACATCCAGCCCGGCATCGACTTCTTCAAGAAGCTCAAGGACACCGGCAACTACAACCCGGTCGAGACCACCCCGGCCACCATCGAGAAGGGCGAGACCCAGATCAGCATCGACTGGGACTACAACAACGCCGCCTACGCCCCCCAGATGGCCGGCAAGGGCATCGACTGGCAGGTCAACATCCCCTCCGACGGCAAGTACTTCCAGATGTACGCCCAGGCGATCAACAAGGACGCCCCGCACCCGGCCGCCGCCCGCCTGTGGCAGGAGTACCTCTACAGCGCCGAGGGCCAGAACCTGTTCCTCAAGGGCTTCGCCCGTCCCGTGCTGCTGCCCGCCATGACCGCCGACGGCACCGCCGACCAGGCGCTGGCCGACAAGCTGCCCAAGGTGGAGGGCGAGCCGACCTTCCCCACCACCGAGCAGGTCGACGCGGCCAAGGCCAAGCTGGCCAGCGGCTGGGACGCCGCGATCTCCGGATGAGCCGACCCCGGTCGAGCGGCTGGCTGGGCGCGCTGCCCCTGCTGACGTTCTTCGCGCTCGTCTTCGGCGTCCCCGCCGTCGTGCTGGTGGCGGGGGCGTTCACCGCGGAGGGGCGGCCCAGCACGGCCAACCTGGCGCTGAGCCTCCAGGGCGGTTACCTGACCGCCCTGCTCGGCAGCGTGAAGCTGTCGGCCGTGGTGGCGCTGGCGGGGGCCGTGCTCGGCACGTTCCTCGCCTACGCCGTCGTGACCTCGCGCTCGCGGCTGCTGCGGGAGGCGGTGCTGACCGCCTCCGGCGTGCTGGCCAACTTCGGCGGGGTGCCGCTGGCGTTCTTCTGGATCGCCACGCTCGGCAACTCCGGCGTGGTCAGCGGGCTGGTCGGGCTGCCGTCCGGGTCGCTGTACACGTTCTGGGGCCTCGCCGTCGTCTACCTGTACTTCTCGGTGCCGCTGATGGTGCTCGCCATGGCGCCGGCGCTGGACGGCCTGCGCCCGCAGTGGCGGGAGGCGGCGGCCAACAGCGGCGCCACCGCCTGGCACTACTGGCGCTACGTGGCGCTGCCGGTGCTGGCCCCGGCCATGCTGGGCGGGGTGGTGCTGCTGTTCGGCTCGGCCTTCTCCGCGTACGCCACCGCCAACGCCATGGTCGGCACCGTCGTGCCGCTCGTCACCCTGAAGATCGCCGCCGCGCTCACCGGCGACGTGCTGATCGGCTACGAGAACATCGCGCTGGCACTCAGCCTCGACATGATCGTGGTGGCCGGCCTGGTCATGGCGATCTACCTGCCGCTGCAGAGGAGGACCTCGCGATGGCTGCACTGACCGGGCTGGAGCCCGTCGCCACCGCCGCCCCCGCGAAGGCGCCCGCCCGGCCGCGGGTGTGGCGCGGGCTGGTGTTCCTGGTGGCCGGGCTCTACTTCCTGGTGCCGCTCGGCGCCTCGCTCTGGTACACCCTCTCCTCGCCGGGTTCCGGGGTGTCGTTCGCGCCCTACGCCGAGCTGCTGACGGCCGAGGGCTTCGCGAGCTCGCTGACGCTGTCGCTGGGGCTCGCCGCGGCCACGATCGCCGTGGTGCTGCTGCTGGCGCTGCCCGCGATGCTGGCCGTGCGGCTGTTCGCGCCGCGGCTGCGGCCGGTCATGGAGGTGCTGTGCACGCTGCCGCTGGTGGTGCCGCCCATCACGTTCGTGGCGGGGCTGTCCACGGCGCTGCGGAACGGCACCGAGCTGCTGGCGCCGACGCCGTTCTGGGCCACGATCATCGCGGTGCAGGACCCGGGGTTCCCGATCGTGCTGGTGCTCGCGTACGTGGTGCTGGTGCTGCCGTTCGTGTACCGGTCGCTGGACGCCGGGCTGCGCACGATGGACGTGCGGACGCTGGTCGAGGCGGCGCGCAACCTGGGGGCGTCGTGGCCGTACGTGCTGCTCCGGGTCGTCGTGCCCAACCTGCGCTCGGCCCTCGCCAGCGCGTCGTTCCTGACGCTCGCGCTCGTCCTCGGCGAGTACACCGTCGCCAGCCTGCTGGGCTACCAGCCGTTCGCGGTGTGGATCGTGACCGTGTCCGGGTCGCGTGGCCAGCTCTCGGTGGCCGTCTCGATCCTGAGCCTGCTGATCATCTGGCTGCTCCTGCTGGCCGTGTCGACCGTCTTCGGTAAGGAGAAAAGGCAATGACCGCATCGGCTCCGGCCTCCGTCGAATTCCGGGCGCTGCGGCGGGAGTTCGGGAAGACGGTCGCGCTCGACGGGCTCGACCTGCTCATCGAGCCCGGCGAGTTCGTCGCCCTGCTCGGGCCGTCCGGGTGCGGCAAGACGACGGCGCTGCGGTGCGTGGCCGGGTTCGAGCGGCCCGACTCCGGCGCGGTGCTCGTGGACGGCAAGGACGTCACCCGCGTGCCCGCCAACAAGCGCGACGCCGGGATGGTCTTCCAGTCGTACTCGCTGTTCCCCAACCTGAACGCCCGCGACAACGTCGCCTTCGGGCTGCGCGTGCGCAAGGTGCCGGCCGCCACCCGGCGGGCCCGCGCGGACGAGCTGCTGGAGCTGGTCGGCCTGCCCCAGCACGCCGACCGCTACCCCCACCAGCTCTCCGGCGGCCAGCAGCAGCGGGTCGCGCTGGCCCGCGCGCTCGCCCTGGAGCCGCGCGTGCTGCTGCTCGACGAGCCGCTGTCGGCGCTGGACGCCAAGGTCAGGGTCATCCTGCGCGAGGAGATCCGGCGGCTCCAGCTCGATCTCGGCATTACCACCGTTTTCGTCACCCACGACCAGGAGGAGGCGCTGTCGGTCGCCGACCGGGTCGCGGTCCTGCGGGAGGGGCGGCTGGAGCAGGTGGGCGCGCCCGCCGAGGTGTACGACCGGCCCGCCACACCGTTCGTCGCGGAGTTCGTCGGCACCATGAACCACCTCGCGGGGCGGCTCAGCGGCGACCGGGTGAGCGTGCTCGGCCGGAACCTGCCCGTGGACGGCCCCGTCCCGGACGGCGGCGCGGACGTGGACGTGCTGGTCCGGCCGGAGGCGGTCCAGGTGGAGCCCGCCGAGGACGGGCCCGCCGAGGTGCTGGCGGCGTCCTTCCGCGGCGCCTCCGTACGGCTCCGGCTCGCCGTGGACGGCGGCGAGGTGCTGGCCGACGTGCCCGGCCACGAGGCGGTGCGGCTCGGGCCCGGGACGCGGGTCGCGGTGCGGCTGGTGGAGCGGCCCGTGCTGGTGGCGGCCCGTACGGTCACGGCGCCCGCCCCCGTCGTGGCCGCCGATGCCGTCTGACCCCGGCGCCGTCCCGCCCGACCCCGACGCCGTGCTGCCGGACCCCGAGGCCGTGCTGCTGGACCTGGACGGGACGCTGGTGGACACCGAGGGGGCGTGGTGGCGGGCGGTGGCCGGGGTCGCCGCGTCGCTCGGGCGGCGGCTGGACGCGGACGACGCGCCGCACGTACGCGGCCGGACCGCCGCCGACGTCGCCGCCCACCTCCTCCCCTCCCCCGCGCCGGGGGCTGTGGACGCGCTGGCGGAGCGGCTGGTGGACGCCTTCGCCGACCGGCTCGCCCGCGACGGCGTGCCGGTGATGCCCGGCGCCCGCGAGCTCCTGGCCGGCCTCGCGGCCGCGTCCATCCCGACGGCCCTGGTCAGCGCGTCCCCGCGGCGCGTGGTCGAGCTGGTGCTGCCCCGCCTGCGCCACTCGTTCCACCTGGTCGTGACCGACGGGGAGACGGCGCGCGGCAAGCCGTACCCCGACCCGTACCTGGAGGCGGCCCGGCGGCTCGGCGCGGCCCCCCAGCGCTGCGTGGCCGTCGAGGACAGCCCGGCGGGCGTCGCGGCGGCCACCGCCGCGGGGTGCCGGGTATTGGTGGCGGGACCGGAGGGGCCGCCGTCGCTGGCCCGGATCCGCGCCTGCCTCGCCGCGCCACCGCTCCCGCCACCATCCCCGCTCCCGCTCCCGCTCCCGCTCCCGCTCCCGCTTCCGCTTCCGCTTCCGGGAGAGGTCTTGTGAGCATGCTCCCGCGATCAACGGGGTGTCGGTAAGCTTGCGCGGCGTGAACAACGGTGAAACCTCCCACATCGGGCGCTACAGGGTGCTGAGCGTGCTGGGGCGGGGCGGCATGGGCACGGTCCATCTCGCCGAGGACTCCGCCGGCCAGCGGGTCGCCGTCAAAGTCATCAACCCCGAGCTGAGCCAGCACGAGCAGTTCCGCCTGCGCTTCCGCAGGGAGGCCGACGCCGCGCGCCGGGTGCGCAGGTTCTGCACGGCGGCGGTGCTGGAGGCGGCGCTCGACGGCGACCAGCTCTACGTCGTCACCGAGTACGTCCCGGGCCCCAGCCTGGAGCAGGCCGTACGCGAGTCCGGCCCGCTGCGCGGCTCCAGCCTCGACGCGCTGGCCGTGAGCGTGGCGACGGCGCTGACCGCCATCCACGCCGCCGGCGTCGTCCACCGCGACCTCAAGCCGTCCAACGTGCTGCTGTCGCCGGTCGGCCCCCGCGTGATCGACTTCGGCATCGCGCGGGCGCTCGACACGCTCGGCGGCGTCACCGGCACCGGCGAGCTGGTCGGCACGCCCCGCTACATGGCGCCCGAGGTGCTGCGGGGCGAGCCGGTCTCGCCGGCCTGCGACGTGTTCTCGTGGGGGTGCCTGGTGGCGTACGCGGCGAGCGGGCGGGCGCCGTTCCCCGGCGACACGCTGCCCGCCATCGTCTACCAGGTGCTCAACACCGAGCCCGTGCTCGACGACGTCGAGCCGGGGATGCGTGAGCTGGTCAGGGCCGCGCTGCACAAGGACCCCGCCGCCCGGCCGACCGCCCAGCAGCTCCTCGACCACCTCGTCGGGCGGGCCGCCGGGCCGGAGCAGGCCACGCGGACGGTGCAGGCGACCTGGCAGCACGCCGGCGGACCGTACGGGCCGGGCTCCGCCACCCTGCCGCAGCCGGTGGACGGGGCGCGGCGCGGCAAGCTGTACGCGGGGATCGCCGCCGGGGCCGCGCTGCTCGTGGCCGCGTCCGTCGGGGTGTGGGCGCTGCTGTCGCCCGGCGGCCCTCCCGACCTCGGCGTCCTGTACGCCGAGGACTTCACCCAGACCTCCGGCGGCTGGAACGGCACCTACGACGCCAACACCGACGCCTCCTACGGATACCGGACGGACGGGACGTACGGGCTGGACGTCAAGCAGGGCAGCGGCTACGAGGAGCGGTGGGCGGAGGCCCCCGTCCCCTTCCTCGTCGCCACGCCGACGACCACGCCCAACCCGACGGCCAAGCCCACGCCGATGCTGCCGTCGTCGGTGGTCATCGGCGTCACCGCCGAGGTCAGGAAGGCGTCGGGCACCGGCGAGTACGGCGTCTACTGCCGCAGCAACGACGACGACGGCTACTACGAGTTCGGGCTGGACACGGCGGGCAAGGCCAGGATCCGGCGGGTCGTGGCCGGCGCGGGCGGCACCCTCGCCCCTCCCGTGCAGGTGGACGGGCTGCCCGGCGGGCCGGTCAGGATCGTGGTGGCGTGCGAGCAGGTGGACACGACGGCGCGGCTGACCATGTGGGTCAACGACGACCGGGTGCTCCGGGTGGAGGACCAGGACGGGCTCGCCAACGGGTCGCTCGGGCTGTTCGCGCGTACGAGCAAGGCCGAAGGGTCGCTGCTGCAGACGACGTTCGACGACTTCGAGCTGCGCGGCAAGAAGACCGACCCCTGACCAGGACCTCTTCGGCTCAGAGGACTCCGGCGCGGGCCGCGGCGAGCGCGGCGTCGGCGGCGCGGTCGGCGTCGCGCTCGCTGACCGGCTCGTGCGCCACGAACAGCCGGTAGTAGACGGGCGCGACCGCAACCCTGATCACCTCGCGGACGTCCACCACGTCGGGCAGCTCGCCCCGGGCGACCGCCCGCCGTACGACCTCGGCCGACTGGTCGTGCCTGGCCACCAAGAAGTCGTGCAGCGCCCGCGCCGCCGCGTCGTTCTGCACGGCGGCCGCCACGAACGCCGACGACACCGGCCCCAGCTCGGGATCGGCGAACCCCGACCGGACGAGCCTCACGATCCCCCGCAGATCGCCCTCGATCGTCCCGGTGTCGGGAATGGGCCACGGCTCGTCGCGCGCCAGCTCCAGGGCGTCGGAGATGAGCCCCTCCACGTTGCCCCAGCGCCGGTAGACGGTCGTCTTGTGCACGCCGGACCGCTCGGCCACCCGCTCGACCGTCAGCCCGGTGTAGCCGTGCTCGACCAGCTCGGCGAGCGTCGCCTGGCGTACGGCGTCGCGCACGCGCGCGCTGCGCCCTCCCGGTCGCTTGCTGCCACCCGCTTCCAAAAACTACTCCAGTTGCGTTTGTCTGCTCACTTGTGATTGACTAACGCTACCGCAGTTGCGATTGGAGTTCCATCCTGATCCACCTCCGAAGCGTTTCCAAGTCCTACGGCGAGCGCGTCGTGCTCGACGACGTCACCGTGTCCGTCAAGGCGGGCGAGCGCGCCGGCGTCGTCGGCGAGAACGGCTCGGGCAAGTCCACCCTGCTCCGGCTCCTCGCCGGGGTCGAGCGCCCCGACGACGGCGAGATCACCGTGCGTCCCGGCCGCGCCGCCGGCCCCGACGACCACGACGACCACGACGACCACGACGACCTGGGATATCTCGGCCAGACCCTCGGCCTGCCGGACACCCACACCGTCCAGCAGGCCGTCGACACCGCCCTGGCCGGGCTCCGAGCCATCGAGCGCCGCCTGCGCGCCCTGGAGACAGCTCTGGCGACACCCCCCGGCGACGACACCGCCACCGCCGCCGCCCTGGCCGAATACGGCGACCTGCAGACGCTCTACGAGGCCCGCGGCGGCTACGAGGCCGACGCCCGCGTCGACAAGGCGTTCCACGGCCTCGGCCTGGCCCACGTCGGCCGCGACCGGACGCTCGGCAGCCTGTCAGGAGGCGAGCGGGCCCGGCTCGGGCTGGCCTGCGTCCTCGCCGCCGCGCCCCGCGTCCTGCTCCTCGACGAGCCCACCAACCACCTCGACGAGCCGGCCCTGGCCTGGCTCGAAGACCGCCTGCGCGAGCATCGCGGCACGGTCGTCGTGACCTCCCACGACCGCGTCTTCCTCGGCCGCGTCGCCACCGCCGTCCTGGAGGTCGAGGGCGGGGCCGTCACCCGCTTCGGCGGCGGCTACGACGGCTTCCTCGCCGCCAAGGCCGCGGCACGGGCCCGCTGGGAGCAGGCGTACGCGGCCTGGTGCGCGGAGGTGCGCCACGTGCGCGAGCACGCCGCCACCACCGCCCACCGCGTCGCCGCGGGCGGCCCCATGCGCGACAACAACAAGATGGCCTACGACCGCAACGCTGGCCGCGTGCAGAGCTCGGTCTCCAGCCGCGTCCGCAACGCCCACGAACGCCTCCGCCGCCTCCTCGACGACCCGGTCCCCCGCCCCCCGTCCCCTCTTCACTTCCGCTCCCCTTTCGCCCCATCCCCTGCGCCCGTCTCCCCTGTGCCCGTCTCCGGCGACAGGACCGCCCCCACCGGGACCGCAGCGACCCCCGAGACCCCCGGGACTGATCCGCTCCCCCTGGCAGTTCCAGCTCAACGACCTCTGGACCAGGACGGGCCGGCGGCGGCCCGACGCGCAGGCCCGCCGGTGGTCGAGTTGCGGGACGTCCGGGTCGGCGAAGGCCGCCTGCACATCACGCACCTGGCCCTCGCCCAGGGCGACCGCCTGCTCGTACGCGGCCCCAACGGCGCCGGCAAGTCCACACTCCTGCAAGCGCTCGCCGAGCAGGCCGCCCGCGCCTCGGTCAGGGTGGGCCACCTTCCGCAGGAGGTGACGTTCGCCCCCGGCCTCACCGTCCTCGCCGCCTACGGCCACGGCCACCCGGACGAACGCGAGGCCGCCCTCCTCGCCACCGGCCTCTTCGCCCCGCACACGCTCCGGCAGAAGGTGGGCGAGCTGTCGGTCGGGCAGCGCCGCCGCCTGGCCCTGGCCCGCCTGCTGGCCTCCGAGCACGACCTGCTCCTGCTCGACGAGCCCACCAACCACCTCTCGCCGCTCCTGGCCGAGGAGCTGGAGCAGGCACTCGACCACTACCGCGGCACGCTCGTCGTGGTGTCGCACGACCGCGCGCTGACCCGGCGCTTCCGCGGCGAACACCTGCACCTCGTAGGGGGACGCGTATGTTGACCATGATCGACGCCGGCGCGCCGTACGGCATCACGACCGGCCCCGACGGCGAGCTCTGGTTCACCCTCGTCCACCAGGGCCGCGTCGGCCGCCTGCGACCCGGCCACGCCCCGGTGATCCACCAGCTCGACCCGCCCGACGGCGGGCCCACCGTGATCACGGCGGGCCCGGACGGCGCGATGTGGTTCACCGAGGGCCAGGGCGGCCGGGTGTCCAGGATCACCGCCGACGGCGAGGTGACCTCCTGCCCCGCCGACTCCCCGTTCGGCATCACGACGGGCACCGACGGCGCGATGTGGTTCACCGAGATGCGGCCGGGCCGCATCGGCCGCCTCACGCCGGGCGGCGACCGCGCCGAGTTCGAGATCCCGTCGCCCGGCGGCATGCCCGCCTTCATCACCCCCGGACCCGACGACGCCCTGTGGTTCACCCTCAACCAGGGCAACGCGATCGGCCGCGTCTCGCTGACCGGCGAGGTGACCCTCCACCCGCTGCCCACGGAGGGCGCCGCCCCGGTCGGCATCACCCTCGGCCCCGACGGCGCGCTGTGGTTCGTGGAGATCGGCGCAGGACGGATCGGCCGCATCGACCCGGCCGGCGAGATCGACGAGTACCCGCTCGCCGACCCCGCCTCCCGCCCGCACGCGATCATCACGGGCCCCGACGACGCCCTGTGGTTCACCCTCTGGGGCACCGACCGCGTCGGCCGCATCACCCCCGACGGCGCCATCCAGGAGTTCCCCCTCCCGGATCACGGGGGCGGCGAACCATGGAAGGCGGAGCCGCACGGCCTGACGGTGGGCCCGGACGGCGCGATCTGGATCGCCCTCGAAGCCGGCGCCCTGGCCCGCCTCACCTCGGCCTGACCACCCGGCCTCTCCCCTCCAGGCGACGCGGTCACCGGCCTCTGCGTGTCCCACATCCATCGCCTCCTTTCTCCCACCGTTTCAGGCGTTGGGAGAAGAGGAGGTGAGGAGAAGAAGAGGTTCCCGGGAGCCGGGCGTGGCAGCCCAGCCCCGTTTCGGCACGCCTCCCCACCTGGCGGAACGCGCCGCTCCAACCGGAATGCCCGGCCCGGCCGCCTTGGCCGCCCTGACGACCCGGCCCCCCTGCGGTGACGGCGTCGCGGGGGTCCGGGTGGCGGCCGGGGTTGCGGGCGGAGTTGACTAGGGGCATGCATGCCATCTTCGTCTCCGCCCAGGGCGGTCCAGAAGTTCTCGAATACGTCGAGCGTCCCGACCCCACGCCCGGTGACGGCGAGGTCGTGGTCGACGTCGCCGCCAGCGGCGTCAACTTCATCGACATCTACCACCGCTCCGGCGCGTACCCGCTCGACCTGCCGGTCACCATCGGGTCCGAGGGGGCGGGCACGGTCGCGGCGGTCGGGGCCGGGGTGCGGGACGTGGCCGTCGGCGACACCGTGGCGTGGGCGAACGTGCTCGGCAGCTACGCCGAGAAGGTCGTCGTGCCGGCCGCGCGGCTGGTGCCGGTGCCGGACGGCGTGTCCGCCGAGCTGGCGGCCGCGACGATGCTGCAGGGCATGACCGCCCACTACCTGACGCACTCGACGCACGAGGTGAAGGAGGGCGACCGCGTCCTCGTCCACGCGGGCGCGGGCGGCATGGGCCAGTTGCTGATCCAGCTCGCCAAGCTGCGGGGCGCCAAGGTCTACACGACGGTGTCCACCGACGAGAAGGAGAAGCTGGCCCGCGCGGCCGGCGCCGACGAGGTGCTGCGCTACGACGGCTTCGCCGAGGCGCTGCGCGGCACGATCGACGTCGTGTACGACGGCGTCGGCAGGGCCACGTTCGACGGCGGCCTGGACGCGCTGCGCCCGCGCGGCCTCATGGCCCTGTACGGCGCGGCGAGCGGCCCGGTCCCGCCCCTCGACCCGCAGACCCTCAACAAGAAGGGCTCGCTCTTCCTGACCCGGCCGACGCTCGTGCACTACATCGCCGA is part of the Nonomuraea coxensis DSM 45129 genome and encodes:
- a CDS encoding ABC transporter substrate-binding protein yields the protein MFTSRARAAGIAAIFALATAACGAAPGTQQTTGASQGGVNAATATSAADFGGLDKLVEAAKKEGALHVIALPPDWANYGEIIEKFQAKYGIKIESETPDASSADEINAVKTRKGQDRAPDVLDLGQSFALSGAAEGLFAPYKVQTFDKIPEGQKEPTGLWVNDYGGYVSIGCDAKKITTCPASFQDLLKPEYKGKVAMNGNPTKAGSAFAGVYAAALANGGSFDDIQPGIDFFKKLKDTGNYNPVETTPATIEKGETQISIDWDYNNAAYAPQMAGKGIDWQVNIPSDGKYFQMYAQAINKDAPHPAAARLWQEYLYSAEGQNLFLKGFARPVLLPAMTADGTADQALADKLPKVEGEPTFPTTEQVDAAKAKLASGWDAAISG
- a CDS encoding ABC transporter permease — encoded protein: MSRPRSSGWLGALPLLTFFALVFGVPAVVLVAGAFTAEGRPSTANLALSLQGGYLTALLGSVKLSAVVALAGAVLGTFLAYAVVTSRSRLLREAVLTASGVLANFGGVPLAFFWIATLGNSGVVSGLVGLPSGSLYTFWGLAVVYLYFSVPLMVLAMAPALDGLRPQWREAAANSGATAWHYWRYVALPVLAPAMLGGVVLLFGSAFSAYATANAMVGTVVPLVTLKIAAALTGDVLIGYENIALALSLDMIVVAGLVMAIYLPLQRRTSRWLH
- a CDS encoding ABC transporter permease; translation: MAALTGLEPVATAAPAKAPARPRVWRGLVFLVAGLYFLVPLGASLWYTLSSPGSGVSFAPYAELLTAEGFASSLTLSLGLAAATIAVVLLLALPAMLAVRLFAPRLRPVMEVLCTLPLVVPPITFVAGLSTALRNGTELLAPTPFWATIIAVQDPGFPIVLVLAYVVLVLPFVYRSLDAGLRTMDVRTLVEAARNLGASWPYVLLRVVVPNLRSALASASFLTLALVLGEYTVASLLGYQPFAVWIVTVSGSRGQLSVAVSILSLLIIWLLLLAVSTVFGKEKRQ
- a CDS encoding ABC transporter ATP-binding protein, which produces MTASAPASVEFRALRREFGKTVALDGLDLLIEPGEFVALLGPSGCGKTTALRCVAGFERPDSGAVLVDGKDVTRVPANKRDAGMVFQSYSLFPNLNARDNVAFGLRVRKVPAATRRARADELLELVGLPQHADRYPHQLSGGQQQRVALARALALEPRVLLLDEPLSALDAKVRVILREEIRRLQLDLGITTVFVTHDQEEALSVADRVAVLREGRLEQVGAPAEVYDRPATPFVAEFVGTMNHLAGRLSGDRVSVLGRNLPVDGPVPDGGADVDVLVRPEAVQVEPAEDGPAEVLAASFRGASVRLRLAVDGGEVLADVPGHEAVRLGPGTRVAVRLVERPVLVAARTVTAPAPVVAADAV
- a CDS encoding HAD family hydrolase, with translation MPSDPGAVPPDPDAVLPDPEAVLLDLDGTLVDTEGAWWRAVAGVAASLGRRLDADDAPHVRGRTAADVAAHLLPSPAPGAVDALAERLVDAFADRLARDGVPVMPGARELLAGLAAASIPTALVSASPRRVVELVLPRLRHSFHLVVTDGETARGKPYPDPYLEAARRLGAAPQRCVAVEDSPAGVAAATAAGCRVLVAGPEGPPSLARIRACLAAPPLPPPSPLPLPLPLPLPLPLPLPGEVL
- a CDS encoding serine/threonine-protein kinase, producing MNNGETSHIGRYRVLSVLGRGGMGTVHLAEDSAGQRVAVKVINPELSQHEQFRLRFRREADAARRVRRFCTAAVLEAALDGDQLYVVTEYVPGPSLEQAVRESGPLRGSSLDALAVSVATALTAIHAAGVVHRDLKPSNVLLSPVGPRVIDFGIARALDTLGGVTGTGELVGTPRYMAPEVLRGEPVSPACDVFSWGCLVAYAASGRAPFPGDTLPAIVYQVLNTEPVLDDVEPGMRELVRAALHKDPAARPTAQQLLDHLVGRAAGPEQATRTVQATWQHAGGPYGPGSATLPQPVDGARRGKLYAGIAAGAALLVAASVGVWALLSPGGPPDLGVLYAEDFTQTSGGWNGTYDANTDASYGYRTDGTYGLDVKQGSGYEERWAEAPVPFLVATPTTTPNPTAKPTPMLPSSVVIGVTAEVRKASGTGEYGVYCRSNDDDGYYEFGLDTAGKARIRRVVAGAGGTLAPPVQVDGLPGGPVRIVVACEQVDTTARLTMWVNDDRVLRVEDQDGLANGSLGLFARTSKAEGSLLQTTFDDFELRGKKTDP
- a CDS encoding TetR/AcrR family transcriptional regulator — its product is MRDAVRQATLAELVEHGYTGLTVERVAERSGVHKTTVYRRWGNVEGLISDALELARDEPWPIPDTGTIEGDLRGIVRLVRSGFADPELGPVSSAFVAAAVQNDAAARALHDFLVARHDQSAEVVRRAVARGELPDVVDVREVIRVAVAPVYYRLFVAHEPVSERDADRAADAALAAARAGVL
- a CDS encoding ABC-F family ATP-binding cassette domain-containing protein — encoded protein: MLDDVTVSVKAGERAGVVGENGSGKSTLLRLLAGVERPDDGEITVRPGRAAGPDDHDDHDDHDDLGYLGQTLGLPDTHTVQQAVDTALAGLRAIERRLRALETALATPPGDDTATAAALAEYGDLQTLYEARGGYEADARVDKAFHGLGLAHVGRDRTLGSLSGGERARLGLACVLAAAPRVLLLDEPTNHLDEPALAWLEDRLREHRGTVVVTSHDRVFLGRVATAVLEVEGGAVTRFGGGYDGFLAAKAAARARWEQAYAAWCAEVRHVREHAATTAHRVAAGGPMRDNNKMAYDRNAGRVQSSVSSRVRNAHERLRRLLDDPVPRPPSPLHFRSPFAPSPAPVSPVPVSGDRTAPTGTAATPETPGTDPLPLAVPAQRPLDQDGPAAARRAGPPVVELRDVRVGEGRLHITHLALAQGDRLLVRGPNGAGKSTLLQALAEQAARASVRVGHLPQEVTFAPGLTVLAAYGHGHPDEREAALLATGLFAPHTLRQKVGELSVGQRRRLALARLLASEHDLLLLDEPTNHLSPLLAEELEQALDHYRGTLVVVSHDRALTRRFRGEHLHLVGGRVC
- a CDS encoding virginiamycin B lyase family protein — protein: MLTMIDAGAPYGITTGPDGELWFTLVHQGRVGRLRPGHAPVIHQLDPPDGGPTVITAGPDGAMWFTEGQGGRVSRITADGEVTSCPADSPFGITTGTDGAMWFTEMRPGRIGRLTPGGDRAEFEIPSPGGMPAFITPGPDDALWFTLNQGNAIGRVSLTGEVTLHPLPTEGAAPVGITLGPDGALWFVEIGAGRIGRIDPAGEIDEYPLADPASRPHAIITGPDDALWFTLWGTDRVGRITPDGAIQEFPLPDHGGGEPWKAEPHGLTVGPDGAIWIALEAGALARLTSA
- a CDS encoding quinone oxidoreductase family protein, translating into MHAIFVSAQGGPEVLEYVERPDPTPGDGEVVVDVAASGVNFIDIYHRSGAYPLDLPVTIGSEGAGTVAAVGAGVRDVAVGDTVAWANVLGSYAEKVVVPAARLVPVPDGVSAELAAATMLQGMTAHYLTHSTHEVKEGDRVLVHAGAGGMGQLLIQLAKLRGAKVYTTVSTDEKEKLARAAGADEVLRYDGFAEALRGTIDVVYDGVGRATFDGGLDALRPRGLMALYGAASGPVPPLDPQTLNKKGSLFLTRPTLVHYIAERAELLRRASDLFGWIAAGQLRINVSHRYPLAEARRAHEDLASRRTTGKLLLVP